The window AGTGCAGAGTCGATCGACTGGTTGAGAATCCGGGCATCGAGCGGCACTACCGCGAAGATGTCGCGGAGGGCGACGATCGCTTTCCGTGCCTCCGGTTCGCCGCCGTACTTGCGCATGATGTAGTAGGTGTTGTTGAAGCTGATCGCCGAGATGTACCCGGCCATGGTTCCGGTTTCGACCGCCGACCAGACCGCAGCCGCGGATGCGTAGAACGGCTCGCGCTTCGCCAGCACGTCGAGCAGCACGTTGGTGTCGACCAGGATCACCCGTCGCTGTCCGACCGCTCAACGAGCGCTTCGGTGACAAGCTCCTTGTCGGTCAATCCGGCGGGCAGGGCGACCAGGCCGGAGACCGAAGCGGTGAGTGGAGCCGGCGCCGGTCGAGGATCGGTACTCGCT of the Spirochaetaceae bacterium genome contains:
- a CDS encoding DUF6364 family protein translates to MPLAKLTLSVDPALVSVAKRLAAERGTSLSAMFSRLLHAIEQASTDPRPAPAPLTASVSGLVALPAGLTDKELVTEALVERSDSDG
- a CDS encoding PIN domain-containing protein; translation: MILVDTNVLLDVLAKREPFYASAAAVWSAVETGTMAGYISAISFNNTYYIMRKYGGEPEARKAIVALRDIFAVVPLDARILNQSIDSALRDFEDAIQLHSAVRAGARYLVTRNPSHFATDVLAVVSPDEYLAVVRVADGPVE